A stretch of the Vigna radiata var. radiata cultivar VC1973A chromosome 7, Vradiata_ver6, whole genome shotgun sequence genome encodes the following:
- the LOC106768780 gene encoding potassium transporter 10, whose translation MSSRVDTDEDSDIKGSMWDLDQKLDQPMDEEAGRLKNMYREKKFSALLLLRLSFQSLGVVYGDLGTSPLYVFYNTFPNGVKDQEDVIGALSLIIYSLTLVPLLKYVFVVLRANDNGQGGTFALYSLLCRHAKIKTLPNQHRTDEELTTYSRSTFHERSFAAKTKRWLEQQESARSVILILVLVGTCMVIGDGILTPAISVLSAVGGIKVNQPTMSSGVVVLVAVVILVGFFSMQHYGTDKVSWLFAPIVLLWFLLIGSIGIFNIWKYGSSVLKAFSPVYIYRYFRKGGKEGWTSLGGIMLSITGTEALFADLAHFPVSAVQLAFTLVVFPCLLLAYSGQAAYLMNNLSHSQDAFYRSIPDKIYWPVFIVATLAAVVASQATITATFSIIKQALALGCFPRVKVVYTSKKFLGQIYVPDINWILMVLCIAVTAGFENQNQIGNAYGTAVVIVMLVTTFLMILIMILVWRCHWILVLIFTSLSLIVECTYFSSVLFKVDQGGWVPLAIAGAFLIIMSVWHYGTVKRYEFEMHSKVSMAWILGLGPSLGLVRVPGIGLVYTELASGVPHIFSHFITNLPAIHSVVVFVCVKYLPVYTVPEEERFLVKRIGPKNFHIFRCVARYGYKDLHKKDDDFERKLFENLFTFVRLESMMEGCSDSDEYSLYGQQIEHPRDGLLHNNGSTVSSNMDLTMSSVDSIVPVRSPHDMNITIRSSGQTSNQTEVDELEFLNSCRDAGVVHILGNTVVRARRESRFYKKIAVDYIYAFLRKICRENSVIFNVPHESLLNVGQIFYV comes from the exons ATGAGTTCAAGAGTAGATACTGATGAAGATAGTGATATCAAAGGTAGCATGTGGGATTTGGATCAGAAGCTTGACCAGCCTATGGATGAAGAGGCAGGAAGGCTTAAAAATATGTACAGAGAAAAA AAATTTTCTGCACTGTTGCTCCTGCGGCTTTCATTTCAGAGTCTTGGGGTAGTTTATGGAGACTTGGGTACTTCACCCTTGTATGTTTTCTACAATACATTTCCTAATGGTGTCAAAGATCAGGAGGATGTAATCGGAGCTCTTTCTTTGATTATCTACTCTCTTACCTTGGTACCACTCctcaaatatgtttttgttgtaTTAAGAGCGAATGACAATGGACAAG GTGGAACATTTGCACTTTATTCCTTGCTTTGCCGACATGCAAAGATAAAAACCCTTCCCAACCAGCATCGAACTGATGAAGAGCTAACGACATATAGTCGGTCTACCTTCCATGAAAGGTCCTTTGCTGCAAAAACGAAAAGATGGTTAGAGCAACAAGAATCTGCAAGGAGTGTCATTCTTATTCTTGTTCTTGTTGGCACCTGCATGGTTATTGGAGATGGGATTCTTACCCCAGCGATATCTG TTTTATCAGCTGTTGGTGGCATCAAGGTAAACCAGCCTACAATGAGTAGTG GTGTTGTAGTGCTGGTTGCTGTGGTAATATTAGTTGGGTTCTTCAGTATGCAACATTATGGGACCGATAAAGTTAGTTGGCTCTTTGCTCCAATTGTCCTTCTTTGGTTTCTCCTAATTGGAAGTATAGGTATTTTTAACATCTGGAAGTACGGAAGCAGTGTTCTAAAAGCTTTTTCTCCAGTATATATATATCGCTATTTTagaaaaggaggaaaagaaGGCTGGACTTCCCTTGGTGGGATCATGCTCAGCATAACAg GGACAGAAGCTCTTTTTGCTGACCTAGCCCATTTTCCAGTCTCAGCTGTACAGCTTGCATTTACTCTAGTTGTATTTCCTTGTCTTCTTTTAGCCTATTCTGGTCAAGCTGCTTATCTTATGAATAATTTGAGCCATTCTCAAGATGCTTTTTACCGTTCAATTCCAG ATAAAATATACTGGCCAGTATTTATTGTTGCAACATTGGCAGCCGTAGTTGCAAGCCAGGCCACAATAACTGCaactttttcaattattaagCAAGCCCTTGCTCTTGGATGTTTCCCTAGAGTAAAAGTTGTATATACATCAAAGAAATTCCTTGGCCAGATTTATGTTCCAGATATTAATTGGATCCTTATGGTTCTTTGCATAGCTGTCACCGCTGggtttgaaaatcaaaaccagATTGGAAATGCATATG GTACTGCAGTTGTGATAGTAATGCTAGTTACAACATTCCTTATGATTTTAATCATGATACTAGTGTGGCGCTGCCACTGGATTCTTGTCCTCATCTTCACTAGTTTATCATTGATTGTGGAGTGCACCTACTTCTCCTCAGTCCTCTTCAAAGTTGATCAGGGTGGGTGGGTTCCACTTGCAATTGCTGGAGCATTTCTGATTATTATGTCTGTTTGGCATTACGGCACTGTGAAACGCTATGAGTTTGAAATGCATAGTAAGGTCTCAATGGCATGGATTCTGGGTCTTGGCCCAAGTTTAGGACTTGTCAGGGTTCCTGGAATTGGATTGGTCTACACCGAACTTGCAAGTGGAGTGCCCCAcattttttctcatttcattACCAACCTTCCAGCCATTCAttctgttgttgtttttgtatgtGTGAAGTACCTTCCTGTCTACACAGTCCCAGAAGAAGAGAGATTCCTTGTCAAGAGAATTGGACCTAAGAATTTCCACATCTTTCGATGTGTGGCACGGTATGGCTACAAAGACCTGCATAAGAAAGATGATGATTTTGAGAGAAAACTCTTTGAGAATCTTTTCACATTCGTTCGGCTCGAGTCTATGATGGAAGGATGTTCAGATTCAGATGAATACAGTTTGTATGGACAGCAAATAGAGCATCCAAGAGATGGCCTTTTGCATAACAATGGAAGCACAGTTTCTTCCAATATGGATTTAACCATGTCCTCAGTAGATTCAATAGTACCAGTCAGATCACCACATGACATGAATATTACGATCAGGTCTTCTGGTCAAACAAGCAACCAGACCGAAGTAGATGAACTTGAATTTTTGAATAGCTGCAGGGATGCTGGGGTGGTTCACATTCTAGGAAACACAGTTGTGAGGGCAAGGAGAGAATCAAGGTTCTACAAGAAAATAGCTGttgattatatatatgcattTCTTAGGAAGATATGCAGGGAAAATAGTGTGATCTTCAATGTTCCTCATGAGAGTCTCTTAAACGTTGGTCAAATTTTCTATGTATAG
- the LOC106766225 gene encoding uncharacterized protein LOC106766225 encodes MKRVELEELRKTAPKKEEKASSILEPDKNREEDEEEMKADEISTNSIWYLDTGASNHMCGNKNLFYELTKVEAKFVSFGDDSKVVVKGRGTIRQIQNNGQVGDIKDVYYVPGLKSNILSMCQIIEKVERKPKRCRKELVWMADYEEGKFLSNDDVNAMFLAGDDPVTFEETVKSKK; translated from the exons ATGAAg aggGTTGAGCTTGAGGAGCTGAGGAAGACGGCTCctaaaaaggaagagaaagcaTCTAGCATTCTTGAACCAGATAAAAAtagggaagaagatgaagaagagatgaaggCTGATGAGATCTCTACCAACTCAATATGGTATCTAGATACTGGAGCAAGCAATCACATGTGTGGGAACAagaatttgttttatgaacTCACCAAGGTAGAGGCCAAATTTGTGTCTTTTGGAGATGACTCTAAGGTGGTCGTGAAAGGGCGTGGAACAATTCGGCAAATTCAGAATAATGGACAAGTTGGAGATATTAAGGATGTTTATTATGTTCCGGGGTTGAAGAGCAATATTTTAAGCATGTGTCAGATAATTGAAaaag TTGAAAGGAAGCCTAAAAGGTGTAGGAAAGAACTAGTATGGATGGCAGATTACGAAGAAGGAAAGTTCCTATCAAATGATGACGTAAATGCAATGTTTTTGGCTGGTGATGACCCTGTAACTTTCGAAGAAACTGTTAAGAGTAAGAAGTAG